One Mya arenaria isolate MELC-2E11 chromosome 7, ASM2691426v1 genomic window carries:
- the LOC128241514 gene encoding E3 ubiquitin-protein ligase TRIM33-like yields the protein MEKDKEAVSSGVDATPAETTIFCTACSVNEKASHMCIDCDTYYCDSCLKDHNKLANLRSHLILVGDEMKSRGTKKQLPTDRCEEHNGKHVDMFCVYHKVVCCSACAAIKHRSCKNVQYIPDVSSGTKTSQDFKEALNKVKEMRGRILRVEREKYDNIQSIENEERDILKQIDEYSDQIKLKIDELAGKSKEQVKEKHDSCKKEIEEAKAKLQSFLTQIALLEKSESPEVKNESQVFVDMKKSNNIVDEVKKEMDKFEIEYKMREVKFDINKEVLTSIEKHAGLGQVQPDKAKKGWFSS from the exons ATGGAGAAGGATAAAGAAGCTGTTTCCAGCGGTGTTGACGCAACGCCAGCAGAAACTACAATCTTCTGCACAGCCTGCAGTGTGAATGAAAAGGCCAGCCATATGTGTATAGATTGTGACACATACTACTGTGACTCTTGTCTGAAGGACCACAACAAACTGGCGAATTTGAG AAGCCATCTCATTCTCGTTGGAGATGAGATGAAATCACGTGGTACGAAGAAGCAGCTTCCAACCGATCGTTGCGAGGAGCACAATGGGAAGCACGTGGATATGTTCTGTGTTTACCATAAGGTCGTGTGTTGCAGCGCATGCGCGGCCATAAAACACAG ATCATGTAAGAATGTCCAGTATATTCCCGATGTATCGAGCGGAACTAAAACATCGCAAGATTTTAAGGAAgctttaaacaaagtaaaagaAATGCGTGGGAGAATTCTTCGTGTAGAACGGGAAAAGTACGATAACATCCAGAGCATCGAAAACGAAGAACGCGACATATTGAAGCAAATTGATGAGTATTCAGATCAAATTAAGCTCAAAATAGACGAGCTGGCTGGTAAGTCCAAAGAACAGGTCAAAGAGAAACACGATAGCTGTAAAAAGGAAATCGAAGAGGCGAAAGCAAAGCTGCAATCATTCCTTACACAGATAGCTTTGCTGGAGAAGAGTGAATCACCGGAAGTAAAGAATGAGTCTCAGGTCTTTGTTGACATGAAGAAAAGTAACAACATTGTGGATGAAGTCAAAAAGGAAATGGACAAATTTGAGATAGAGTACAAGATGAGAGAAGTgaagtttgatataaataaagagGTTTTGACCTCAATTGAAAAACATGCTGGGCTTGGACAAGTTCaaccggacaaagctaaaaaaGGCTGGTTTTCAAGTTAA